In Molothrus ater isolate BHLD 08-10-18 breed brown headed cowbird chromosome 7, BPBGC_Mater_1.1, whole genome shotgun sequence, one genomic interval encodes:
- the C7H2orf88 gene encoding small membrane A-kinase anchor protein, with the protein MGCIKSKAAFQGSNAVQDERIGAGGEGCAGEKSSLLAVQAEEKGPSSAAVLDYAHRLSREILEQAVKQWAVTESKYSDIPFIESDVP; encoded by the coding sequence ATGGGATGCATCAAATCCAAGGCTGCCTTCCAAGGTTCCAACGCTGTGCAGGATGAGCGCATCGGGGCAGGCGGcgagggctgtgctggggagaagTCGTCGCTGCTGGCGGTGCAGGCGGAGGAGAAGGGGCCCTCGAGCGCCGCCGTGCTGGACTACGCGCACCGGCTCTCCCGGGAGATCCTGGAGCAGGCGGTCAAACAGTGGGCGGTGACCGAGAGCAAGTACAGCGACATCCCCTTCATCGAGAGCGACGTGCCCTGA